One part of the Perognathus longimembris pacificus isolate PPM17 chromosome 10, ASM2315922v1, whole genome shotgun sequence genome encodes these proteins:
- the Gcsh gene encoding glycine cleavage system H protein, mitochondrial, whose product MALRAARSLGSAACGLRAALAPAARCPPRPWRPRTDAVRTLRTGPALLSVRKFTEKHEWIITENGTGTVGISNFAQEALGDVVYCSLPEVGTKLKKQDEFGALESVKAASELYSPVSGEVTAVNEVLAENPGLVNKSCYEDGWLIKMTLSNPSELDELLSEEAYEKYIKSIEE is encoded by the exons ATGGCGCTGCGAGCGGCCCGGAGCCTGGGGTCCGCGGCCTGCGGCCTGCGCGCGGCCCTGGCGCCCGCCGCGCGCTGCCCGCCGCGGCCCTGGCGGCCGAGGACGGACGCCGTCCGGACGCTGCGCACGGGGCCCGCTCTGCTGTCGG TGCGTAAATTCACAGAGAAACATGAATGGATAATCACAGAAAATGGAACTGGAACTGTCGGAATCAGCAATTTTGCACAG GAAGCTTTGGGAGATGTTGTTTACTGTAGTCTGCCTGAAGTTGGGACAAAATTGAAAAAGCAAG ATGAGTTTGGTGCTTTGGAAAGTGTGAAAGCTGCCAGTGAACTCTACTCTCCTGTGTCAGGAGAAGTAACTGCAGTTAATGAAGTGCTTGCAGAAAATCCAGGACTTGTCAATAAATCTTGTTATGAAGACg GTTGGTTGATAAAGATGACACTGAGTAATCCTTCAGAACTAGATGAACTACTGAGTGAAGAAGCAtatgagaaatacataaaatctatTGAGGAGTGA